In Halorhabdus tiamatea SARL4B, a genomic segment contains:
- a CDS encoding DUF1508 domain-containing protein, translating to MAIGDIRDQKLVELYHRYIGEPESKRDVYGYWLLLLGSVTGLLGVFVFQIEQLFFPGNFEVREIAIVLSAIGLALGLFAVVVLLPVRRRGTQASVLGLAIAFLSIFAFTQVYPGAWTVGPSYSAEIIALYTLGIGILVAVAILVPIVTGEKGLLVEPELGLGSEEAPILVGDATRDAFFTIYETPTNDWTWRTIRRDAIGQAATTVATDTDARMEVETVREKIAGAGLLDITTAAFRLYRTAEGVWEWSLVTAEGSIVAASDGPYADRDAIESAVNFLKEETPDASRLEIQGAAYDVSRDEGDRWHWRLIDERHRPLAVGPDDYGEESAAEDSIDRFVAGVDDPRVLTVETVAIELFGDGDAWRFRVVDSEDDTLVTSDATFDSRGDAETAATVVAENLSEAAVIEHGSPGFEVYETDGWSDAGAESASAAGWTWRLRDRADEIVATMHGRSIDEADATASAERTRSVLEATETIEFEGADYEVYPGGEAWHWRLVSAERDVLADSTVPFDDRESAEAAADRVREQALAADLIEFDQAAFQQYESDGEWRWRLIDEDGIVMADSGESYEDKSEVMEGMRTLKENAPDAEVLEIETAAFEIYLSEGGEYAWRLIDEGGKLIAESARSYPSRMLARESVEFLIEHVDDAAVRAMEHATFQLTSDEETWGFWLVDTDGTILAESVEDYPTYDDVTTAIANVREAGADAAIDTMREVTVQIRQNAGYHWRLIDRDRSLLADGERTYETRTAAEADVDRLLSNAADAPVFDIGRGVVWIDRREDGWRWRLVDADRTDLAVSPQPYERYEGLVDDVETVQAQAGDADRLDIETLAFEPYAADLPDESAGEAGGGDGVWRWRLIDEDETVRAVSAGSYESRDAVDDAIETARKTTESASILEIDEVSFEFAQRDDGWIWRLIDENGAAIAESVEAHDTRQSAREEMLTVKEHAPEGEAVVSW from the coding sequence ATGGCAATCGGGGACATTCGAGACCAGAAACTCGTCGAACTGTACCACCGGTACATCGGGGAACCGGAGTCGAAACGTGACGTCTACGGGTATTGGTTGTTGCTTCTCGGGAGTGTCACGGGACTGCTCGGTGTGTTCGTCTTCCAGATCGAGCAACTCTTCTTCCCGGGGAATTTCGAGGTGCGGGAGATCGCGATCGTGCTTTCGGCGATCGGGCTGGCACTCGGGCTGTTTGCCGTCGTCGTGCTCCTGCCGGTCCGCCGGCGTGGCACCCAGGCGAGCGTGCTCGGCCTCGCGATCGCCTTCCTCAGTATCTTCGCCTTCACGCAAGTCTATCCGGGTGCCTGGACGGTCGGGCCGTCCTACAGCGCCGAAATCATCGCGCTGTACACGCTGGGCATCGGGATCCTCGTCGCCGTCGCGATCCTCGTTCCGATCGTCACCGGGGAGAAGGGGCTGCTGGTCGAACCCGAGCTGGGACTCGGATCCGAGGAAGCACCGATACTCGTGGGTGACGCCACCCGGGACGCATTCTTCACGATCTACGAGACGCCGACCAACGACTGGACCTGGCGGACGATCCGCCGCGACGCGATCGGCCAGGCCGCCACGACCGTCGCGACGGACACCGACGCGCGCATGGAAGTCGAGACCGTGCGCGAGAAGATAGCGGGGGCCGGGCTACTCGACATCACGACGGCGGCGTTCCGGCTGTACCGGACGGCCGAGGGTGTCTGGGAGTGGTCGCTGGTCACGGCCGAGGGGAGTATCGTCGCGGCCAGCGACGGCCCCTACGCGGACCGGGACGCGATCGAGTCCGCGGTCAACTTCCTGAAAGAGGAGACGCCGGATGCCAGCCGTCTCGAGATTCAGGGGGCCGCCTACGACGTCTCCCGTGACGAGGGCGACCGCTGGCACTGGCGGCTCATCGACGAACGTCACCGGCCGCTGGCTGTGGGGCCGGACGACTACGGCGAGGAGTCAGCTGCCGAGGACAGTATCGACCGCTTCGTCGCGGGGGTCGACGATCCGCGTGTCCTGACCGTCGAGACGGTCGCGATCGAACTGTTCGGCGACGGTGATGCCTGGCGCTTTCGGGTCGTCGACAGCGAGGACGACACGTTGGTGACGAGCGACGCGACCTTCGATTCGCGGGGCGACGCCGAGACAGCCGCGACCGTCGTCGCCGAGAACCTTTCGGAGGCCGCCGTCATCGAACACGGGTCTCCCGGGTTCGAAGTCTACGAAACGGACGGCTGGTCGGACGCCGGTGCCGAATCCGCGTCCGCGGCGGGGTGGACGTGGCGACTGCGTGACCGGGCCGACGAGATCGTCGCCACCATGCACGGTCGCTCGATCGACGAGGCCGACGCCACGGCGAGCGCCGAACGCACGCGGTCTGTCCTCGAAGCGACCGAGACGATCGAGTTCGAGGGGGCCGACTACGAGGTCTATCCCGGCGGCGAGGCGTGGCACTGGCGGCTGGTCTCGGCCGAACGGGACGTCCTGGCCGACAGTACCGTCCCATTCGACGATCGGGAGTCGGCCGAGGCGGCGGCCGACCGCGTTCGCGAGCAGGCCCTGGCCGCCGACCTCATCGAGTTCGACCAAGCTGCCTTCCAGCAGTACGAGTCCGACGGCGAGTGGCGCTGGCGGCTCATCGACGAGGACGGCATCGTGATGGCCGACAGCGGCGAGTCCTACGAGGACAAAAGCGAAGTCATGGAAGGGATGCGCACACTCAAGGAGAACGCGCCCGACGCGGAGGTCTTGGAGATCGAGACCGCCGCCTTCGAGATATACCTGAGTGAGGGCGGCGAGTACGCCTGGCGACTCATCGACGAGGGGGGCAAACTCATCGCCGAGAGTGCCCGGTCGTATCCCTCCCGCATGCTGGCCCGTGAGTCCGTCGAGTTCCTGATCGAGCACGTCGACGACGCGGCCGTTCGGGCGATGGAACACGCGACCTTCCAGTTGACCAGCGACGAGGAGACCTGGGGCTTCTGGCTGGTCGACACCGACGGCACGATCCTCGCCGAGTCCGTCGAGGACTATCCCACCTACGACGACGTGACCACAGCGATTGCGAACGTCCGGGAGGCAGGAGCCGACGCCGCAATCGACACGATGCGGGAGGTCACGGTCCAGATTCGCCAGAACGCCGGGTATCACTGGCGACTCATCGACCGGGATCGCAGCCTCCTCGCCGACGGCGAGCGGACCTACGAGACGCGGACCGCCGCCGAGGCGGACGTCGACCGTCTCCTCTCGAACGCGGCCGACGCCCCCGTCTTCGACATCGGCCGCGGCGTCGTCTGGATCGACCGCCGCGAAGACGGCTGGCGGTGGCGACTCGTCGACGCCGACCGGACGGACCTCGCTGTGAGTCCCCAGCCCTACGAGCGCTACGAGGGACTCGTCGACGACGTCGAGACGGTCCAGGCTCAGGCCGGCGACGCCGATCGGCTGGACATCGAGACCCTCGCCTTCGAGCCCTACGCGGCCGACCTCCCGGACGAGTCCGCCGGCGAGGCGGGTGGCGGCGACGGCGTCTGGCGGTGGCGACTCATCGACGAGGACGAGACGGTGCGGGCGGTGAGTGCGGGCAGCTACGAGAGCCGCGATGCGGTCGACGACGCGATCGAGACGGCCCGCAAGACGACCGAGTCGGCGAGCATCCTCGAGATCGACGAGGTCTCCTTCGAGTTCGCCCAGCGCGACGACGGCTGGATCTGGCGGCTCATCGACGAGAACGGCGCGGCGATCGCCGAGAGCGTCGAGGCCCACGACACTCGCCAGTCTGCCCGCGAGGAGATGCTCACCGTCAAGGAACACGCCCCAGAGGGCGAGGCCGTCGTCTCCTGGTAA